A genomic window from Flavobacterium azooxidireducens includes:
- a CDS encoding TlpA family protein disulfide reductase, producing MKKKFIYTSIILLLIVLFLKNCGFQIGNVRIGRQDDFVGNNKFDFKKSNFYKNKISSDSLVILNTWATWCKPCIEEFPIFQELQKEKSHVEFYFLSVDKDSLKLSNFLNKNKYLNDITFENISYRNAILNSLNGKRPDEWIDSYTVPETYIIKKSKVVKKITGSVNYDELKSIIEDFEGF from the coding sequence ATGAAAAAAAAATTTATTTACACATCAATTATTTTATTATTGATAGTTCTTTTTTTAAAAAATTGTGGTTTCCAAATAGGAAATGTTAGAATAGGACGGCAAGACGATTTTGTTGGAAATAATAAATTTGACTTTAAAAAATCAAACTTTTATAAGAATAAAATTTCAAGTGATAGCTTAGTTATTTTAAATACTTGGGCAACTTGGTGCAAACCTTGTATAGAAGAATTTCCAATTTTTCAAGAATTGCAAAAAGAGAAAAGCCATGTTGAATTTTATTTTTTATCAGTTGATAAAGACTCGCTTAAATTGTCTAATTTTTTAAATAAAAATAAGTATTTGAATGATATAACTTTTGAAAACATTTCTTATCGTAATGCGATATTAAATTCTTTAAACGGAAAAAGACCTGACGAATGGATTGATAGTTATACGGTGCCTGAAACTTACATTATTAAAAAAAGTAAAGTTGTTAAAAAAATTACTGGAAGTGTAAATTATGATGAATTGAAAAGTATAATTGAAGATTTTGAGGGCTTTTAG
- a CDS encoding response regulator transcription factor, translating into MKVRLFMLDDHQAMLEGYKAILSMNQNFVLETTDAHSCEQAYNIITQPEKFGTFDFAFLDYSVPVFEAQQLYSGEDVALLVRKHHPSTKIMVLTSHYDGIRLFELIKKVQPEGLLVKSDFKPQDLNKAIEVIQKGENYYSETVINNLKEKLLSHGLLDSIDRKIIQLIAEGYQIKTIAEKLNLSQDTIKKRKSKIKDLLGIEKGNDEDLLLECRRLNLI; encoded by the coding sequence ATGAAAGTCAGACTATTCATGCTCGATGACCATCAAGCGATGTTGGAGGGATACAAAGCAATATTGAGCATGAACCAGAACTTTGTTCTTGAAACTACAGACGCTCATTCATGTGAACAAGCCTATAACATCATAACTCAACCTGAAAAATTTGGCACGTTTGATTTTGCATTTCTTGATTATAGTGTTCCGGTTTTTGAGGCTCAACAATTGTATTCGGGCGAAGATGTAGCTTTGTTGGTTAGAAAACATCATCCTTCTACTAAAATAATGGTATTAACTTCTCACTATGACGGCATCCGATTGTTTGAATTAATCAAAAAAGTCCAACCCGAAGGACTTTTAGTAAAAAGTGATTTTAAACCACAAGACTTGAACAAGGCCATTGAAGTTATTCAAAAGGGCGAAAATTATTATAGCGAAACAGTTATTAATAATCTCAAAGAAAAGCTCCTCAGCCATGGACTTTTGGATTCTATAGACAGAAAGATTATCCAGCTAATTGCAGAAGGTTATCAAATTAAAACCATTGCAGAAAAACTAAATCTCTCGCAAGACACGATTAAAAAAAGAAAAAGTAAAATCAAAGATTTATTGGGCATAGAAAAAGGCAACGACGAAGATTTGTTGTTGGAATGCCGTAGGCTAAATTTAATTTAA
- a CDS encoding tetratricopeptide repeat-containing sensor histidine kinase, which produces MKRHLFSILIGSIFLIGCNQKKDTFSYYDKNQTDSLFSLLENDRIDPKQKLKIANSIEVTIQNQKDIDTILLKQYHKLAYFYELEGNLEKCNSIYYDLIEKAENINNNKYIAIGNYNLGNYYYNKTKYDSAYYFFNKAEKRAVNLNSSWIYAKVLNIKAIILLNKRDYVLSEVYSIRALDIAKKNEFYDILYNNYLTLGNSQFGLNNYNKAIHYFEKAIEASYYLTNEHDYLYLKAQPYNYIAKVYIKQNEFKKAIELIQEAFKFDDYKKTDPIIYCYLKQNLAYSKYKLGDKTQWKEFQNLLKIGDSIDNIPIQMVNNAHLAEYYFDLKEFEKAKTHALAAKQMGHQTQFFDDELAALDLLAKIEPQNAKDYLERRIELADSLQTVERLSRDKFARIEFETDELATQKNEVEAKNQLLVRRFWIIFGFSTLLLLVFFLWFKIHKQRIKNKELLLIQENQKANEEVYQLMLDQQQQIEKGKRLEKQRVSMELHDGVMGRLTAVRMNLFPLIMTENSEKTDQFLAQLDGIQAVEKEIRSISHELNSNVFNENSNFVSVINQLFQEIEHHARLHFDLQISDDIPWNLMDTSLKINLYRILQEALQNIEKYAEAKKVTVTMFHKENQLNLEIIDDGKGFDTSIKRTGIGLKNMQTRVNLLNGQFSIDSKPGKGVKIILLIPI; this is translated from the coding sequence TTGAAAAGGCATCTTTTTTCTATTTTAATTGGAAGTATCTTTTTGATTGGTTGCAACCAAAAAAAAGATACTTTTAGTTATTATGATAAAAATCAAACGGATAGTTTGTTTTCTCTATTAGAAAATGATAGAATTGATCCAAAACAAAAATTAAAAATTGCAAATTCAATTGAAGTTACAATACAAAATCAAAAAGATATTGATACTATTCTTTTAAAACAATATCACAAACTAGCTTATTTTTATGAGCTAGAGGGTAATTTAGAAAAATGTAATTCTATTTATTATGACTTAATTGAAAAAGCAGAAAACATAAACAACAACAAATATATTGCAATTGGTAATTATAATTTAGGAAATTATTACTACAATAAAACTAAATATGACAGTGCTTATTATTTTTTTAACAAAGCAGAAAAACGAGCTGTAAATTTAAATAGTTCATGGATCTATGCTAAAGTTTTAAATATAAAAGCAATTATTTTATTAAACAAAAGAGATTATGTTTTGTCAGAAGTTTATTCAATAAGAGCTTTGGATATTGCAAAAAAGAATGAGTTTTATGATATTTTATATAACAATTACTTAACTTTAGGAAATTCACAATTTGGATTAAACAATTATAACAAAGCAATTCATTATTTTGAAAAAGCTATAGAAGCTTCATATTACCTTACTAATGAACATGACTACTTATATTTAAAAGCTCAACCCTACAATTATATTGCAAAAGTTTACATCAAACAAAATGAATTTAAAAAAGCAATTGAATTAATTCAAGAGGCATTCAAGTTTGATGACTATAAAAAAACTGATCCTATTATTTACTGCTATTTAAAGCAAAACTTAGCCTATTCGAAATACAAATTAGGCGATAAAACCCAATGGAAAGAATTTCAGAACCTCTTGAAAATAGGCGATAGTATTGATAATATTCCCATTCAAATGGTTAATAATGCTCATTTGGCCGAATATTATTTTGATCTAAAAGAATTTGAAAAAGCGAAAACGCATGCGTTAGCGGCTAAACAAATGGGGCATCAAACCCAGTTTTTTGATGATGAATTGGCGGCCTTGGATTTGTTGGCTAAAATAGAACCTCAGAATGCCAAAGACTATTTGGAAAGAAGAATTGAATTAGCCGATAGTTTACAAACCGTAGAACGATTGTCAAGAGATAAATTTGCCAGAATTGAATTTGAAACCGATGAACTAGCCACACAAAAAAATGAAGTAGAAGCCAAAAACCAATTGCTTGTGCGAAGATTTTGGATTATTTTTGGCTTTAGTACCTTACTTCTTTTAGTGTTTTTTCTATGGTTTAAAATTCATAAACAAAGAATCAAAAACAAAGAATTGTTATTAATTCAAGAAAATCAAAAAGCCAACGAAGAAGTCTATCAATTAATGTTAGACCAACAACAACAAATTGAAAAAGGAAAGCGTTTGGAAAAGCAACGCGTTTCAATGGAATTGCACGATGGTGTAATGGGACGATTAACTGCCGTAAGAATGAACTTATTTCCATTAATTATGACGGAAAACAGTGAAAAAACGGATCAATTTTTAGCTCAACTTGATGGAATTCAAGCCGTGGAAAAAGAAATTCGATCTATTTCTCACGAACTTAACTCAAATGTTTTTAATGAAAACAGCAACTTTGTTTCGGTAATCAATCAATTATTTCAGGAAATAGAACATCATGCCCGTCTGCATTTTGATTTACAAATTAGCGACGACATCCCATGGAATTTAATGGATACGTCACTAAAAATTAACCTATACAGAATACTTCAGGAAGCCTTGCAAAATATAGAAAAATATGCTGAGGCTAAAAAAGTGACTGTCACCATGTTTCACAAAGAAAACCAGTTGAATCTTGAAATTATAGACGACGGCAAAGGTTTTGATACTTCGATAAAACGAACCGGAATTGGACTAAAGAATATGCAAACAAGAGTGAATTTGTTAAATGGACAATTTTCAATTGACTCAAAACCAGGAAAAGGTGTAAAAATAATTTTGTTAATTCCGATTTAA
- a CDS encoding metallophosphoesterase family protein, giving the protein MTKTFVIGDIHGGLRALHQVLERSQATKNDTLIFLGDYVDGWSESPQVINFIIELSKKQPCVFIRGNHDELLLNYLKTNDYNQEWFKHGGQSTIDAYEKVSHATRLEHIDFLENQLKDYYLDEQNRLFIHAGFTNVNGIAFEYFPKLFYWDRTLWETALSLNPMLTKENPYYPKRFTLYNEIYLGHTPTTRINETIPINKACVWNIDTGAAFHGPLTIFNVNSKEYWQSEPLPQLYPNEKGRN; this is encoded by the coding sequence ATGACTAAAACATTTGTAATCGGTGACATTCACGGAGGTCTTCGAGCTTTACATCAAGTACTCGAAAGAAGCCAAGCCACAAAAAATGATACATTAATTTTCTTAGGTGATTATGTTGATGGGTGGAGTGAATCGCCTCAAGTAATCAATTTTATAATCGAATTAAGCAAAAAACAACCTTGTGTTTTTATCAGAGGAAATCACGATGAATTGCTTCTAAATTATTTAAAAACAAACGATTATAATCAAGAATGGTTTAAGCACGGCGGTCAATCAACCATTGATGCGTATGAAAAAGTTTCGCATGCAACTCGGTTAGAACACATCGATTTTTTAGAAAATCAGTTAAAAGACTATTATCTAGACGAACAAAATAGATTGTTCATTCATGCCGGTTTTACGAATGTGAATGGGATAGCTTTTGAGTATTTTCCAAAACTATTTTATTGGGATAGAACATTGTGGGAAACCGCTCTTTCATTAAATCCAATGCTCACTAAAGAAAATCCTTATTATCCGAAAAGGTTCACTTTATACAACGAGATTTATTTGGGACATACACCAACCACTCGCATAAACGAAACCATTCCAATAAACAAAGCCTGTGTTTGGAATATTGATACTGGTGCTGCTTTTCATGGCCCACTTACCATTTTTAATGTTAATTCTAAGGAATACTGGCAAAGCGAGCCCTTGCCACAACTTTATCCAAACGAAAAAGGTAGAAATTAG
- a CDS encoding DUF6646 family protein yields MKKLFTFGLILSGFLANAQAYSGKGDQKFQVGANIQDHGTGIVLFYDHGIGENMSVGVQTGYLLGVDEPAGFEGAKFEDRFDLKARFNANLGSVIGLPSNFDVYPGLNLGLRNFGGHLGARYFFSDGFGVFSEVGFPIAKYKNKIEGYDKLNNQFQFNIGACFNL; encoded by the coding sequence ATGAAAAAACTATTTACATTTGGATTGATTTTGAGTGGTTTCTTAGCTAATGCACAAGCTTATAGCGGAAAAGGAGACCAAAAATTTCAGGTAGGGGCCAATATTCAAGACCACGGAACCGGAATTGTTTTATTTTATGACCACGGAATTGGCGAAAACATGTCAGTTGGTGTACAAACAGGATACCTTTTAGGTGTTGATGAACCTGCTGGATTCGAAGGAGCTAAATTTGAAGACCGCTTTGATTTAAAAGCTCGTTTTAACGCAAATCTGGGTAGCGTAATTGGCCTACCTTCAAATTTTGATGTTTATCCTGGTTTAAATTTAGGATTAAGAAACTTTGGTGGCCACTTAGGAGCTCGTTATTTCTTTTCTGATGGATTTGGCGTGTTTTCAGAAGTTGGTTTTCCTATTGCAAAATACAAAAACAAAATAGAGGGTTATGATAAATTAAATAACCAATTCCAATTTAATATTGGTGCTTGTTTTAATTTATAA
- a CDS encoding PhnA domain-containing protein, with protein sequence MAITEKKLRDRSDSKCEISGLEEDLVVYTVAPKTEESLENSLLITQNLKNQIENSETTNPEDWRGLNESMWSEHLPVQIVSWRMLARLKNHDLLEMMYLEEDALEWAKATGEADDDEGKIIHKDSNGNILKDGDSVVLIKDLDVKGANFTAKRGAAVHNIKLVWDDANLIEGRVENQTIFILTQYVKKTK encoded by the coding sequence GTGGCTATTACCGAAAAAAAATTAAGAGACCGCAGTGATTCTAAATGTGAAATTAGTGGTCTAGAGGAAGATTTGGTGGTTTACACTGTTGCTCCCAAAACAGAAGAAAGTTTAGAAAACAGTCTTTTAATTACTCAAAATCTAAAGAATCAAATTGAAAATTCGGAGACAACAAATCCTGAAGATTGGCGTGGTTTGAATGAAAGCATGTGGAGCGAACATTTACCGGTGCAAATTGTGTCTTGGCGGATGTTAGCTCGATTAAAAAACCACGATTTACTGGAGATGATGTATTTGGAAGAAGATGCCTTAGAATGGGCAAAAGCAACCGGAGAAGCCGATGACGACGAAGGTAAAATCATCCATAAAGATTCCAACGGAAACATCTTGAAAGATGGTGATTCTGTGGTTTTGATTAAAGATTTGGATGTTAAAGGTGCCAATTTTACAGCTAAAAGAGGTGCCGCTGTTCATAATATTAAATTAGTTTGGGATGATGCAAATCTTATTGAAGGAAGAGTTGAAAATCAAACTATTTTTATTTTGACGCAGTATGTGAAGAAAACGAAATAA
- a CDS encoding carboxypeptidase-like regulatory domain-containing protein, with protein sequence MKKIFLLLACMPLFLATSCNNDDDDVNCTLVALAGLNVTVKDAVTDEVLSTGVMVIAQDGTYTETLEQLPNNEIPVFIGAWERVGTYVVTVSKEGYQTFTSEPIVVTADVCHVIPELLTVELQPN encoded by the coding sequence ATGAAAAAGATTTTTTTACTATTGGCTTGTATGCCTTTATTTCTTGCAACGTCATGCAATAATGATGATGATGATGTAAACTGTACTCTAGTGGCTTTAGCAGGTTTAAACGTTACTGTTAAAGATGCTGTTACTGATGAAGTTTTGTCAACAGGAGTTATGGTTATTGCACAAGATGGAACTTACACGGAAACATTAGAGCAATTACCAAATAATGAAATTCCCGTTTTTATTGGAGCTTGGGAACGAGTTGGAACGTATGTGGTAACAGTTTCCAAAGAAGGTTATCAAACATTTACCTCAGAACCAATTGTTGTAACTGCTGATGTTTGCCATGTTATTCCAGAACTACTAACGGTGGAACTTCAACCCAATTAA